One window of Corynebacterium accolens genomic DNA carries:
- a CDS encoding ABC transporter ATP-binding protein, producing the protein MAFPDSDSDGDIAVAVQGATITYGDFTAVNNVSVDFPRGKFTCIIGPNGCGKSTLLRAVARVLPTEAGTISLENKQIDSFGRKELSRRIALMAQDAIAPEHLTVTELVARGRFAHLGPLGQRSSQDFDKVSQAISTVELDSLADRRMNELSGGQRQRAWLAMALAQDTPVLLLDEPTTFLDLGYQHDLLTLVRNLSENERKTVIAVVHDLQQAIRFADHIVAMQSGQLVAHGNPVDIITSELIEHLYGLPVEVTKAGQQGRTVIIPD; encoded by the coding sequence ATGGCTTTCCCAGATTCAGACAGCGATGGAGACATCGCGGTAGCAGTACAGGGCGCTACCATCACTTACGGTGACTTCACCGCCGTAAACAACGTAAGCGTGGACTTCCCACGCGGAAAGTTTACATGCATTATTGGCCCCAATGGCTGTGGCAAATCCACGCTTCTGCGCGCTGTGGCGCGAGTATTGCCCACAGAGGCAGGCACTATTTCCTTAGAAAACAAACAGATTGATTCTTTCGGCCGCAAAGAATTATCGCGGCGCATCGCGCTCATGGCCCAAGATGCAATAGCCCCTGAACACCTCACCGTGACGGAACTGGTAGCACGTGGCCGGTTCGCACACCTAGGGCCGCTAGGGCAGCGCAGCAGCCAAGACTTCGACAAGGTATCCCAAGCAATATCGACGGTGGAACTGGATTCGCTGGCTGACCGGCGAATGAATGAATTATCCGGCGGTCAACGCCAACGCGCTTGGTTGGCCATGGCGCTAGCCCAAGACACCCCAGTGCTCTTACTAGATGAGCCCACAACCTTTTTGGATTTGGGCTATCAGCATGACTTGCTCACTCTGGTGAGAAACCTCAGCGAAAACGAGCGCAAAACAGTCATCGCCGTAGTACATGACCTCCAGCAAGCGATACGTTTCGCCGACCATATAGTAGCGATGCAAAGCGGGCAGTTAGTCGCCCACGGAAATCCCGTGGACATAATCACCTCAGAACTAATTGAGCACCTATATGGCCTACCCGTAGAGGTTACCAAGGCTGGGCAGCAAGGACGGACAGTAATCATTCCAGACTGA
- a CDS encoding FecCD family ABC transporter permease: MRTTDLNATRTATTSVRTIAARYRRREIIVLFVGIAAVLLAAVVALTYPGAGLDRVSAWQALIHPDSGFGTTVIYEWRLPRVTAAIVVGAGLAIAGTLFQTVTRNPLGSPDIIGFNTGAYTGVIVVSYLGFSSFINVALGAVIGGGITALIIVVLALRRQVSGMRLILVGIGVSLTLSAVNRYLILSADLDTAMAAATWAAGSLNGIEWIFVGPAAIVLALIIVLAFTLRSRCEALELADDTAYSLGLNVTRTRLVLVFLSALLTALCTALAGPISFVALAAPHLTRFLTGGQRVSLPAGALIGATLLLVCDIIGQQLFHPTMLPVGVVTVTLGGTYLIILMLFAHRTYRR; encoded by the coding sequence ATGAGGACCACAGACCTAAATGCCACGAGGACCGCTACCACCTCGGTACGCACCATCGCTGCGCGATACCGCCGCCGCGAAATAATCGTGCTTTTTGTGGGCATCGCCGCAGTCCTTCTCGCTGCCGTCGTAGCGCTGACGTACCCTGGCGCAGGACTAGATCGCGTGTCGGCTTGGCAGGCGCTCATTCACCCCGACTCCGGCTTCGGCACCACCGTAATCTACGAATGGCGCTTGCCCAGAGTCACCGCTGCCATCGTGGTAGGGGCTGGCCTCGCTATCGCCGGCACACTTTTTCAGACCGTAACCCGCAACCCACTGGGTTCGCCCGACATCATTGGTTTTAACACCGGTGCCTATACCGGGGTGATCGTGGTGAGCTACTTAGGGTTTAGCAGTTTTATTAACGTCGCATTAGGAGCGGTGATCGGAGGCGGGATCACCGCTCTGATCATCGTCGTCCTGGCCCTGCGCAGACAGGTAAGCGGCATGCGACTCATCCTGGTCGGTATCGGAGTCTCCCTTACGCTCTCCGCGGTCAACCGTTACCTCATCTTGAGCGCAGATTTGGACACGGCCATGGCTGCGGCCACGTGGGCTGCTGGTTCGCTCAACGGCATTGAATGGATTTTTGTCGGCCCAGCGGCCATCGTGCTGGCACTAATCATCGTGCTAGCTTTCACGTTGAGGTCGCGTTGCGAGGCCCTAGAGCTTGCCGATGACACCGCCTACTCCCTCGGCCTAAATGTAACCCGCACCCGCCTTGTTCTAGTGTTCCTCTCTGCCCTTTTAACAGCACTGTGCACCGCGCTGGCCGGTCCGATTTCTTTCGTAGCCTTAGCGGCACCACACCTGACAAGGTTCCTTACCGGTGGCCAACGAGTCAGCCTCCCTGCTGGTGCACTTATCGGCGCCACCTTGCTATTGGTCTGCGACATCATAGGGCAACAGCTTTTCCACCCCACCATGCTTCCGGTTGGCGTCGTAACCGTCACCTTGGGCGGCACGTATCTGATCATCCTCATGCTCTTCGCGCACCGCACCTACCGCAGGTAA
- a CDS encoding FecCD family ABC transporter permease codes for MVLLIVLSLFIGAQSFSPSEIVAGLRGGPGSGTAGDILYERRIPRTVAAILAGTGLAVAGCILQIITRNPLADTGVFGMNAGAAFAAALALSVFGLSSPIAFTAAALIGASGTMLLVARLGRDVSGAIDPLRIVLAGVALSAVFEGLSEGMSLLDPQAFARIKAWMVGSMDIAATTPLYLMGCGLAIAAVMLLFLAPRLTVLPLGEHAAEALGINVAQTRALALFVVSLLAATTTAAVGVLAFVGMLVPHLVRQVGITNERDQIWISGLIGPNLLLFADIIGRLILPGELPAGVTVAIIGAPFLIFLAQRKQVVL; via the coding sequence ATGGTGCTTCTGATTGTGCTCAGCCTATTCATCGGCGCGCAGTCTTTTAGCCCCTCTGAAATAGTCGCAGGCCTCCGCGGTGGCCCCGGCAGCGGCACGGCTGGAGACATCCTCTACGAGCGACGAATCCCACGCACCGTCGCCGCCATCCTTGCGGGTACTGGGCTCGCGGTCGCCGGCTGCATTCTCCAGATCATCACCCGAAACCCGCTGGCAGATACCGGAGTATTCGGTATGAACGCCGGTGCCGCCTTCGCGGCCGCGCTCGCACTTAGCGTGTTCGGACTATCTTCGCCCATAGCTTTTACCGCCGCCGCCTTGATCGGCGCGAGTGGCACCATGCTATTAGTTGCGCGCCTAGGACGTGACGTGTCTGGAGCCATTGATCCGCTCCGTATCGTGCTTGCCGGCGTGGCGTTAAGCGCTGTGTTCGAAGGCCTTTCTGAAGGCATGTCGCTCCTAGATCCGCAAGCCTTCGCCCGAATCAAGGCGTGGATGGTGGGCAGCATGGATATAGCCGCTACCACCCCGCTTTATCTCATGGGGTGTGGATTGGCTATCGCCGCAGTGATGCTGCTTTTCCTAGCACCCCGCCTGACCGTCCTGCCGCTAGGTGAACACGCTGCAGAAGCACTTGGCATCAACGTAGCCCAAACCCGCGCATTGGCCCTCTTTGTTGTGTCTTTGCTCGCCGCAACGACCACTGCCGCAGTCGGCGTTTTAGCATTTGTCGGCATGCTTGTCCCCCACTTGGTTCGCCAAGTAGGCATCACCAATGAGCGCGATCAGATTTGGATTAGTGGGTTAATCGGTCCAAATCTGCTTCTCTTCGCCGACATCATTGGGCGGCTTATCTTGCCCGGCGAGTTACCCGCCGGAGTAACCGTCGCGATAATCGGTGCTCCTTTCCTCATTTTCCTTGCACAACGCAAGCAGGTGGTTCTATGA
- a CDS encoding ABC transporter substrate-binding protein, producing the protein MSEVLFNKKRLLSSMAAAVAIALSLSACSAAENDESKGGSGNESVSHSGERFGTADEETAKLGTDAEPGQFPRTIKHANGETEIKEKPERVVVLDMGELDSVLSLGIKPVGMVTSKGANPVPDYLADKVKDVPSVGTIQEVNVEKIAELKPDLIVGSQLRVDDLYGQLSDIAPTVLAIRPGYPWKEDFRLIGDALGEEEKTVDILNDYADTLAQIKEKMPKDTTVSMLRFMPDKIRLYANKSLIGVILRDAGLDRPENQDIDELAAEISPESISEADGDYLFYSSYGDPSATGEDKIVESEQFKNLSAVKEGKAFRVSDDLWFLGLGPTGAKKIAEELVEYLDVK; encoded by the coding sequence ATGTCAGAAGTATTGTTCAACAAAAAACGCCTGCTATCAAGCATGGCTGCCGCCGTCGCCATTGCCTTGTCACTGTCTGCCTGCAGTGCCGCCGAAAATGACGAATCCAAGGGTGGTTCGGGCAATGAAAGCGTCTCCCATAGTGGTGAGCGCTTTGGTACAGCAGATGAAGAAACCGCCAAGTTGGGAACTGACGCTGAGCCCGGCCAGTTCCCGCGCACTATCAAACACGCCAATGGTGAAACTGAGATCAAAGAGAAGCCAGAGCGCGTAGTGGTGCTGGATATGGGTGAGCTCGACTCTGTGCTGTCCTTGGGGATTAAGCCGGTAGGCATGGTTACCTCTAAGGGTGCGAATCCAGTGCCGGATTACTTGGCTGACAAGGTGAAAGACGTACCTTCGGTGGGCACCATTCAAGAGGTGAACGTCGAAAAAATCGCGGAGCTAAAGCCTGATCTCATTGTGGGCAGCCAGCTGCGCGTGGACGATCTCTACGGGCAGCTTTCCGATATCGCGCCGACCGTGTTGGCTATTCGCCCAGGATATCCATGGAAGGAAGACTTCCGGCTGATCGGTGATGCGCTCGGTGAAGAGGAGAAGACTGTCGATATCCTCAATGACTATGCGGATACCTTGGCTCAAATCAAGGAGAAAATGCCGAAGGACACGACGGTCTCCATGCTTCGATTCATGCCAGACAAGATCCGCCTGTACGCCAATAAGTCCCTCATCGGTGTCATTCTGCGCGATGCGGGACTGGATCGCCCAGAAAACCAGGACATTGATGAGCTGGCAGCGGAGATTTCTCCAGAGTCCATTTCTGAGGCAGACGGAGATTACCTGTTTTACTCCAGCTATGGCGATCCATCGGCCACTGGTGAGGACAAAATTGTCGAATCCGAACAATTTAAGAATCTATCAGCGGTGAAGGAAGGCAAGGCCTTCCGCGTCAGCGATGACCTCTGGTTCTTGGGCCTTGGCCCAACGGGTGCGAAGAAGATCGCGGAAGAACTAGTCGAATACTTGGATGTTAAGTAA
- a CDS encoding phospho-sugar mutase, translating to MSVDKTFDIEYARTWAEHDPDADTARQVLTWIEEDNSEELAAAFAGPLNFGTAGLRAAVGAGESHMNRAVVIRTTYGLITWLKQQVDTPVVVIGCDARHGSAQFQRDAAQVISAAGGKALVLPAQNPTPLTAFTVRSLGADAGIMVTASHNPPADNGYKVYLGGRVATGPGEGVQLISPADKEIAAAIAEAPYADEVPLTSEHIEDVDTRAEYLDRAAALVGDNTDITIALTAMHGVGAELGKELLSRCGFTVSLVPEQAAPDPDFPTVSFPNPEEPGALDLGIQHAEKIGADILIAYDPDADRCAAAVPIDGTWRQLSGDETGALLGDYLARRGATGNFANSLVSSRLLGRIAAHYGLGHEETLTGFKWIARTPELAFGYEEAIGFCPDPNAVRDKDGISTSVVLASLAAECKSTGSSLLGRLDDIYATVGALHTQPLTFRVEDLSLIAQAMDKVSTTPPTELAGSPVSKVEKFAQGSKFFTDNDDRVIVRPSGTEPKLKCYLESPDAGRLDAIAADLRDYFGL from the coding sequence ATGTCTGTGGATAAGACCTTCGATATCGAGTACGCCCGCACCTGGGCCGAACACGATCCGGATGCGGACACCGCTCGCCAAGTGCTGACTTGGATTGAAGAAGATAACTCCGAAGAACTCGCCGCCGCCTTCGCTGGCCCCCTGAACTTTGGTACCGCGGGCCTGCGCGCCGCCGTGGGCGCGGGCGAATCCCACATGAACCGAGCCGTGGTCATCCGCACCACTTATGGGCTTATTACCTGGCTCAAGCAGCAGGTCGATACCCCGGTCGTGGTCATCGGCTGCGATGCCCGCCACGGCTCCGCACAGTTCCAGCGCGATGCCGCGCAGGTTATCTCCGCCGCCGGTGGCAAGGCCCTGGTCCTGCCTGCACAGAACCCAACCCCGCTGACCGCTTTCACGGTCCGTTCCCTGGGCGCGGACGCCGGCATTATGGTTACCGCCTCCCACAACCCGCCTGCCGATAATGGCTACAAGGTGTACCTGGGTGGCCGCGTTGCCACCGGCCCGGGCGAAGGCGTGCAGCTCATCTCGCCAGCAGATAAGGAAATCGCCGCCGCCATTGCTGAGGCCCCCTACGCCGACGAAGTTCCGCTCACCTCCGAGCACATCGAGGACGTCGATACCCGCGCGGAGTACCTCGACCGCGCCGCCGCATTGGTTGGTGACAATACCGATATCACCATTGCGCTGACCGCCATGCACGGCGTGGGCGCCGAGCTGGGTAAGGAACTGCTGTCTCGCTGCGGATTTACCGTCTCGCTGGTGCCAGAACAGGCCGCTCCTGACCCAGATTTCCCCACGGTTTCTTTCCCCAACCCGGAAGAGCCCGGCGCCCTAGACCTTGGCATCCAGCATGCCGAGAAAATCGGTGCCGATATCCTTATCGCTTACGACCCCGACGCCGATCGCTGCGCCGCCGCCGTGCCTATCGATGGCACCTGGCGCCAGCTCAGTGGCGATGAGACCGGTGCTTTGCTTGGCGATTACCTCGCTCGCCGCGGCGCTACCGGCAACTTCGCCAACTCCCTCGTATCGTCCCGCCTGCTCGGGCGCATCGCTGCGCACTACGGCCTCGGCCACGAGGAAACCCTGACCGGTTTCAAGTGGATCGCCCGCACTCCGGAGCTCGCTTTCGGATATGAAGAAGCCATTGGTTTCTGCCCCGATCCCAACGCAGTGCGCGATAAGGACGGCATCTCTACCTCCGTGGTGCTCGCCAGCCTCGCCGCCGAATGCAAGTCCACTGGGAGCAGCCTCCTAGGCCGGTTGGATGATATTTACGCCACGGTCGGTGCCCTGCACACGCAGCCGCTGACTTTCCGCGTCGAGGACTTGAGCCTGATTGCCCAAGCAATGGACAAGGTCTCTACCACCCCGCCGACGGAGCTCGCCGGCTCCCCGGTGTCCAAGGTGGAAAAGTTTGCCCAAGGCTCGAAGTTCTTCACCGATAACGATGACCGCGTCATCGTTCGTCCCTCCGGCACCGAGCCCAAGCTCAAGTGCTACCTAGAGTCCCCCGACGCCGGTCGCCTCGATGCCATCGCGGCCGACCTGCGCGATTACTTCGGGCTCTAA
- the deoC gene encoding deoxyribose-phosphate aldolase — MTSRTDVASYIDHTLLKPEATSEQFRALVEEATELGTYAVCVSPSALPLETPESLHVATVVGFPSGAVKPEIKAAEAARAVADGAEEVDMVINIPLAIEGRAEELQAEIQAVRDAIPGKVLKVIIESAALSDAAIVLACQAAAAAQADFVKTSTGFHPAGGASTHAVKLMRETVGDKLGVKASGGIRTAEDALAMIEAGASRLGLSSSAKILEEL; from the coding sequence ATGACTTCTCGCACTGACGTTGCTTCCTACATCGACCACACCCTGCTCAAGCCGGAGGCCACCTCGGAGCAGTTCCGCGCCTTGGTAGAAGAGGCCACCGAGCTTGGCACCTATGCCGTGTGTGTCTCTCCTTCCGCCCTGCCGCTCGAGACCCCAGAGTCCCTCCATGTCGCCACGGTCGTGGGCTTTCCTTCCGGCGCCGTCAAGCCGGAAATCAAGGCTGCTGAGGCAGCCCGCGCGGTTGCCGATGGCGCCGAGGAAGTAGACATGGTCATCAACATCCCGCTGGCCATCGAGGGCCGCGCCGAGGAGCTGCAGGCAGAAATCCAGGCCGTGCGCGATGCCATCCCAGGCAAGGTGCTCAAGGTCATCATCGAGTCTGCCGCGCTTTCCGATGCCGCCATTGTCCTCGCCTGCCAGGCCGCCGCTGCCGCTCAGGCGGACTTTGTCAAGACCTCCACCGGTTTCCACCCCGCCGGCGGTGCCTCCACCCACGCGGTCAAGCTCATGCGCGAGACCGTGGGAGACAAGCTGGGCGTGAAGGCCTCTGGCGGCATCCGCACCGCCGAGGATGCCCTCGCCATGATTGAGGCCGGCGCCAGCCGCCTGGGGCTGTCCTCCTCCGCCAAGATCCTCGAGGAGCTTTAA
- a CDS encoding MFS transporter has translation MLKKVKATPGERTQVNPKAAVPILLFVFVFSLIIDNGFKTMTMPIAEALEISDKTASLQASLAGVIIGIGAVVYAALADSISIRKLMLTGIVFVAVGSILAFVFSGSWAMVLTGRLIQTTGLAAAETLYVIYVTKHLSEDDQKTYLGFSTAAFQAGLLIGALTSGFISTHVSWTAMFLIPLILLLTIPPIIKNVPEDEAVESHLDALGLFYVALFASALILFMQDYAWYWLIFAIVGVAAFTVHIKNAKNPVVTPEFFTNGRYVWTIIMVLFVYSTQLGFIFLLPFAAHDMHGMSLDQASLLMVPGYICAILVGIFSGKIGKVMSSRATIYTAFGMVAGALLFAAFFAQVHVSVLIIAIVAFASGFALMYAPLVNTALRNISAAKSGIAIGFYNLTINIAVPLGIAYTAKLQESTSYTTTLLVLTFIAAIGSGLYVVSDLKMARKESASIS, from the coding sequence ATGCTGAAAAAAGTTAAGGCCACCCCGGGTGAGCGCACCCAGGTAAATCCCAAGGCCGCCGTCCCCATCCTGCTTTTCGTCTTCGTCTTCTCCCTCATCATTGACAATGGTTTCAAGACGATGACCATGCCGATCGCGGAAGCGCTCGAAATTTCCGATAAGACCGCGTCGCTGCAGGCCTCCCTGGCCGGCGTGATCATTGGTATCGGTGCCGTTGTCTACGCCGCCTTGGCAGACTCCATCTCTATCCGGAAACTGATGCTTACCGGCATCGTTTTTGTGGCCGTAGGTTCCATCCTGGCCTTCGTCTTCTCCGGTTCGTGGGCCATGGTATTAACCGGCCGCCTGATTCAAACCACCGGTTTGGCCGCCGCTGAAACACTCTATGTCATCTACGTGACCAAGCACTTGAGCGAGGATGATCAAAAGACTTACCTCGGCTTTTCCACCGCCGCCTTCCAGGCTGGCCTGCTCATTGGCGCGCTGACCTCCGGATTCATCTCCACCCACGTGTCTTGGACCGCGATGTTCCTCATCCCGCTCATCCTCCTGCTGACCATTCCGCCCATCATTAAGAATGTGCCGGAAGATGAGGCCGTGGAAAGCCACCTGGACGCGCTCGGCCTGTTCTACGTAGCCCTCTTTGCCAGCGCGCTTATCTTGTTCATGCAGGATTACGCCTGGTACTGGCTCATCTTTGCCATCGTGGGCGTTGCCGCATTCACCGTGCACATCAAGAACGCAAAGAACCCCGTGGTCACCCCGGAATTTTTCACCAATGGCCGCTACGTGTGGACCATTATCATGGTGCTCTTTGTCTATTCCACGCAGCTGGGCTTTATCTTCCTGCTGCCCTTCGCAGCCCATGACATGCACGGCATGAGCTTGGATCAGGCTTCGCTGTTGATGGTTCCGGGCTATATCTGCGCCATCCTCGTCGGTATCTTCTCCGGCAAGATTGGCAAGGTCATGTCCTCTCGCGCCACCATTTACACCGCCTTTGGCATGGTTGCCGGCGCGCTCTTGTTCGCCGCGTTCTTCGCGCAGGTTCACGTTTCCGTACTCATCATCGCCATCGTGGCCTTTGCCAGCGGCTTTGCGCTGATGTACGCCCCACTGGTCAACACCGCCCTGCGCAATATCAGCGCAGCCAAGTCTGGCATCGCCATTGGTTTCTACAACCTCACCATCAATATCGCCGTGCCCCTGGGCATTGCCTATACCGCCAAGCTGCAGGAATCCACCAGCTACACCACCACGCTGTTGGTCCTCACCTTCATCGCCGCCATCGGCTCTGGCCTCTATGTGGTCTCTGACCTCAAGATGGCCCGTAAAGAATCCGCTTCTATTTCCTAA
- the deoD gene encoding purine-nucleoside phosphorylase, giving the protein MSATDISTPHINPHGAPIAETILLPGDPLRAKFIADNFLEDTVQFNEIRNMLGFTGTYNGKQVSVMGTGMGIPSIGIYSWELIHKFGAKKLIRVGSIGAMQEDIELHDVIVASSASTDSNFLSQYDLPGTYAPTASWKLLKALVDESEKQNQHIHVGNILSSDIFYNMDQTVNDRWAHMGVLGVEMESAALYATAAETGVDALGLFTVSDNIVTGKQLSAEDRQTAFRTMVELALPLNALD; this is encoded by the coding sequence ATGTCCGCCACCGACATTTCCACCCCGCACATCAACCCGCACGGCGCACCAATCGCAGAGACCATCCTGCTGCCCGGTGACCCACTGCGCGCGAAGTTCATTGCTGATAACTTCCTCGAAGACACCGTCCAATTCAACGAGATCCGCAATATGCTGGGCTTTACCGGCACCTATAACGGCAAGCAGGTATCCGTCATGGGCACCGGCATGGGCATCCCGTCCATCGGCATTTACTCCTGGGAGCTCATCCACAAGTTCGGTGCGAAAAAGCTCATCCGTGTCGGCTCCATCGGCGCGATGCAAGAAGACATCGAATTGCACGATGTCATCGTTGCTTCCTCTGCCTCCACCGATTCCAACTTCCTGTCCCAGTATGACCTGCCAGGCACCTACGCTCCCACCGCATCGTGGAAGCTGCTCAAGGCCTTGGTTGATGAATCCGAGAAGCAGAACCAGCACATTCACGTGGGCAATATCTTGAGCTCGGACATCTTCTACAACATGGACCAGACCGTGAACGACCGCTGGGCACACATGGGCGTGCTCGGCGTGGAGATGGAATCCGCAGCGCTCTATGCCACCGCCGCCGAAACCGGCGTTGACGCCTTGGGCCTGTTTACCGTCTCCGACAACATCGTCACCGGCAAGCAGCTTTCCGCTGAAGACCGCCAGACCGCCTTCCGCACCATGGTGGAGCTCGCTCTGCCGCTCAACGCGCTGGACTAA
- a CDS encoding sugar-binding transcriptional regulator, whose protein sequence is MLDHKDCLSLDAAKLYYNSGFSQAEVAAHLGISRPTVSKLLTHAAERGFVTVSITDPREQSDELVSALCERFSLADARVTATPPGGSLLADLGSAGTALLEELITDHTSVGLSWGETMSAVASHLRKRPLEGVDIVQLKGGHSHSERSTKDLQTMQAFTQAFNAEAHLLPLPVIFDSVEAKEWVVRDRHISTILDMGASVDVAVFTAGAIEKESLALNLGYLTEEESEELLTNAVGDVCSRFYTAEGAIASPAVDARTVGIGLDDLTQRPTRVLVAGGHTKTRAINVALEMGLATHLVTDQSTAHRLLEHN, encoded by the coding sequence ATGCTGGATCATAAAGACTGTCTTTCTCTCGACGCCGCGAAGCTCTACTACAACTCCGGTTTTTCGCAGGCGGAGGTGGCGGCGCACCTGGGAATTTCCCGGCCGACGGTCTCCAAATTGCTCACCCACGCCGCCGAGCGCGGCTTTGTCACCGTGAGTATTACCGATCCCCGCGAGCAGTCCGATGAGCTGGTTTCTGCGCTCTGCGAGCGCTTTTCGCTTGCCGATGCCCGCGTCACCGCCACCCCTCCCGGCGGATCCCTGCTCGCTGATCTAGGCAGCGCTGGCACCGCCCTATTGGAAGAACTCATTACCGATCACACCTCGGTGGGCCTTTCCTGGGGCGAGACCATGTCCGCGGTGGCCTCCCATTTACGCAAGCGTCCGCTAGAGGGCGTGGACATCGTCCAGCTCAAAGGTGGACACTCCCACTCGGAGCGCTCCACCAAGGATCTGCAGACTATGCAGGCATTTACCCAGGCCTTTAATGCCGAGGCACACCTACTCCCCCTCCCGGTCATCTTTGATTCCGTCGAGGCCAAGGAGTGGGTCGTCCGCGACCGGCACATTTCCACAATCCTCGATATGGGGGCGTCCGTGGACGTGGCGGTATTTACCGCGGGGGCCATCGAAAAGGAGTCCCTGGCGCTGAACCTGGGCTATCTCACCGAGGAAGAAAGTGAGGAACTTCTCACCAATGCCGTAGGCGATGTCTGTTCCCGCTTTTATACCGCCGAGGGCGCCATCGCCTCCCCCGCCGTGGATGCGCGCACCGTCGGCATCGGCTTGGACGATTTAACCCAACGCCCCACTCGCGTACTCGTGGCCGGCGGACACACCAAAACCCGCGCCATCAACGTAGCCCTTGAGATGGGCTTGGCCACCCACCTTGTAACCGATCAATCCACAGCTCACAGGCTATTGGAGCATAATTAA
- the secE gene encoding preprotein translocase subunit SecE: MSDEQQPNGSAAPRPTGKRQLSGAASTTSTDSAKKNVVRVEDKNRTDSPGGGIAAFPGEVVSEMKKVVWPTRGEMLQYTLITFAFLIVMTALVWGVDTLAGLGVEKILTN; this comes from the coding sequence GTGAGCGATGAGCAGCAGCCGAACGGCTCGGCGGCCCCGCGTCCCACCGGTAAGCGCCAGCTTTCTGGTGCGGCTTCCACGACCTCCACGGACTCGGCGAAGAAGAACGTCGTCCGCGTTGAGGATAAAAACCGCACCGACAGCCCGGGTGGCGGCATCGCCGCATTCCCCGGCGAGGTTGTCTCTGAAATGAAGAAGGTGGTCTGGCCCACTCGTGGGGAGATGCTGCAGTACACCCTCATTACGTTCGCCTTCTTGATTGTCATGACCGCGCTGGTTTGGGGCGTTGATACCCTGGCTGGCCTCGGAGTTGAGAAGATTCTGACTAATTAG
- the nusG gene encoding transcription termination/antitermination protein NusG, translating into MSDENNVENPGTSLEEAMQSNVQEQAAEHASAVEDAQEEAAAPAEDGTNNADAALADAPAAEAESAAESAEAAPAESAETEEEAEDAAYRKRLRDFTRELKKQPGQWYIIQCYSGYENKVRTNLDMRAQTLEVEDSIFEVVVPIEQIMENKDGKKKIVKRKLLPGYVLVRAELNDAAWSVIRETPGVTSFVGNEGNATPVKTRDVAKFLMPNEAPATKGEAAPNEQEGEQVVEMPEKEVAKKYAHDFEVGEAVTILSGPLAAVSATISEIDPETGKMQGLVSIFGRETPVELSPTEIERIS; encoded by the coding sequence ATGAGCGACGAGAATAACGTCGAAAACCCAGGAACCTCCCTAGAGGAGGCCATGCAGTCCAACGTGCAGGAGCAGGCTGCAGAGCACGCCAGCGCAGTCGAGGACGCCCAAGAGGAGGCCGCAGCGCCGGCTGAGGATGGCACCAACAACGCAGACGCTGCGCTTGCCGATGCCCCCGCGGCAGAAGCCGAGTCCGCCGCGGAGTCCGCAGAGGCTGCCCCAGCGGAGTCCGCCGAAACCGAGGAAGAGGCCGAGGACGCCGCTTACCGCAAGCGCCTGCGCGACTTCACCCGCGAGCTGAAGAAGCAGCCGGGCCAGTGGTACATCATCCAGTGCTACTCCGGCTACGAGAACAAGGTGCGCACGAACCTCGACATGCGTGCCCAGACCCTTGAGGTGGAAGACTCCATCTTTGAGGTCGTCGTCCCCATCGAGCAGATCATGGAAAACAAGGACGGCAAGAAGAAGATTGTTAAGCGCAAGCTGCTGCCGGGCTACGTCCTGGTGCGCGCTGAGCTTAACGATGCCGCTTGGTCCGTCATCCGCGAAACCCCCGGCGTGACCTCCTTCGTGGGCAATGAAGGCAACGCGACGCCGGTCAAGACCCGCGACGTGGCCAAGTTCCTCATGCCGAATGAAGCGCCCGCCACCAAGGGCGAGGCCGCCCCGAATGAGCAAGAGGGCGAGCAGGTCGTCGAAATGCCAGAGAAGGAAGTGGCCAAGAAATACGCCCACGACTTCGAGGTGGGCGAGGCCGTTACCATCCTGTCCGGCCCGCTGGCTGCCGTATCTGCCACCATTTCCGAAATCGACCCGGAAACCGGCAAAATGCAGGGCTTGGTCTCCATCTTCGGCCGCGAAACCCCAGTGGAGTTGTCGCCGACGGAAATCGAGCGCATTTCTTAA